In one Agathobacter rectalis ATCC 33656 genomic region, the following are encoded:
- a CDS encoding AAA family ATPase, with protein MDRTLKLPVGIDNFEKIRKSGFYYIDKTRLIEQLLQNWGEVNLFTRPRRFGKTLNMSMFKSFFEIGTDKSIFDGLYISQNTALCNEYMGKYPVVFISFKDVNGLTFDRAYDALVQIIGEIANGFSFLMNSDKLSKNEKEQYQGIIQIKDGKYHMSDGVVISSLKVLSQLLTKHYGKNTIFIIDEYDVPLDKAFQHGYYDEMVELIRGILGKVLKTNDYLQFAILTGCLRISKESIFTGINNFKVLSILDARFDEQFGFSDDEVKNLLADYGLASHFEEAKEWYDGYHFGNVDVYCPWDVINYVDNLVANPTARPQTYWINSSGNSLVRRLINIADSTTKDEVERLIAGESIEKVVHLELTYNEIDKNIDNIWSVLFTTGYLTKVGEVKLPDSENYALKLVIPNKEVREVFILQIQEWFKEVVAKDNDEIRVLSKAILEADTEKIQRQLNIIMDRMISILDTKARDRQKENFYHGLLLGLLRGSNPNWLIKSNRESGDGFSDIIIKPEDPDSGIIIEVKYATSFQGLDKSCEDAMNQINTRRYDAVLREEGRCNIIKYGIAFHKKRCKVVSDK; from the coding sequence ATGGATAGAACATTAAAATTACCGGTTGGAATAGATAATTTTGAAAAAATACGAAAATCGGGCTTTTATTATATAGATAAAACGAGGCTTATAGAGCAGCTCCTGCAAAATTGGGGAGAAGTAAATCTTTTTACCCGTCCGCGTCGTTTCGGTAAGACTCTTAATATGAGTATGTTTAAGAGTTTTTTTGAAATAGGTACGGATAAATCTATATTTGATGGCTTGTATATTTCACAAAATACAGCTTTATGCAATGAATACATGGGGAAATATCCGGTTGTGTTTATATCATTTAAAGATGTTAACGGGTTAACGTTTGACAGGGCATATGATGCACTTGTCCAGATAATAGGTGAAATAGCAAATGGATTTTCGTTCCTAATGAATAGTGATAAGCTCAGTAAAAATGAAAAAGAGCAGTATCAGGGAATTATACAGATTAAAGATGGAAAATATCATATGAGTGATGGTGTGGTTATTTCATCATTAAAAGTGTTATCTCAGCTTTTGACTAAACACTATGGCAAGAATACTATTTTTATAATAGACGAATATGATGTACCGCTGGATAAAGCATTCCAGCACGGTTACTACGATGAAATGGTCGAGCTTATCAGAGGTATTTTGGGAAAAGTTTTAAAAACAAATGATTATTTACAATTTGCAATTCTTACAGGGTGTCTTCGTATCTCGAAAGAAAGCATTTTTACCGGAATAAATAATTTTAAAGTTTTATCGATTCTTGATGCCAGATTTGACGAGCAGTTTGGATTTTCGGATGATGAGGTGAAAAATCTTCTTGCAGACTATGGACTGGCATCACATTTTGAAGAGGCAAAGGAGTGGTATGATGGTTATCATTTTGGTAATGTGGATGTATACTGTCCTTGGGATGTTATAAATTATGTGGACAATCTTGTTGCCAATCCAACTGCCAGACCACAGACTTACTGGATAAACAGTAGCGGAAACAGCCTTGTAAGACGCCTTATAAATATAGCTGATTCGACAACCAAGGATGAGGTTGAGCGCTTAATTGCCGGAGAGTCTATTGAAAAAGTGGTTCATCTTGAACTTACGTACAATGAAATAGACAAAAATATAGATAATATATGGAGTGTACTTTTTACTACAGGATACCTGACAAAAGTAGGTGAAGTGAAATTGCCGGATAGTGAGAATTATGCACTTAAACTTGTTATCCCAAACAAAGAGGTCAGAGAAGTTTTTATTCTGCAGATACAGGAATGGTTCAAGGAAGTTGTAGCAAAGGACAATGATGAGATCAGAGTGCTGTCAAAGGCTATTCTTGAGGCTGACACTGAAAAGATTCAGAGACAGCTCAATATAATCATGGATCGTATGATAAGTATTCTGGACACTAAGGCTCGCGATAGACAGAAAGAAAATTTCTACCATGGTCTTTTGCTTGGCCTTTTGAGAGGAAGCAATCCGAACTGGCTGATCAAATCGAACAGGGAATCAGGGGATGGATTCAGTGACATTATCATAAAACCGGAGGATCCTGATTCGGGAATTATCATAGAGGTCAAATATGCAACGTCTTTTCAAGGATTGGATAAATCTTGTGAAGATGCAATGAATCAGATAAATACACGCAGATATGATGCTGTACTTCGTGAAGAGGGCAGATGCAATATCATAAAATACGGAATTGCATTTCATAAGAAGCGCTGTAAGGTGGTATCGGATAAGTAA
- a CDS encoding ABC transporter ATP-binding protein, which produces MNELVISIKNAYKKFGEQVVLNDVSLEIYKGRIYGIIGRNGSGKTVLFKSICGFILLDSGEITVLDKVIGKDVDMPKNVGLIIETPGFLKDYSAYWNLKFLADLNKKITNDDIKNAIRRVGLNPEDKKAVGKYSLGMRQRLGIAQAIMENPDILVLDEPFNGLDKKGVTEMRSLLLQMKDEGKTIIMASHSSEDIDILCDEVYEMEAGKIVRE; this is translated from the coding sequence ATGAATGAATTGGTAATATCTATAAAAAATGCTTATAAAAAATTTGGTGAGCAGGTTGTACTGAATGATGTTTCACTTGAAATATATAAAGGAAGAATATATGGAATAATAGGTAGAAATGGCAGTGGAAAAACAGTCTTATTTAAAAGCATATGTGGATTCATATTATTAGATTCGGGAGAAATAACAGTTTTAGATAAAGTAATTGGCAAAGATGTGGACATGCCTAAAAATGTAGGATTGATAATTGAAACACCTGGATTCCTAAAAGACTATTCGGCATATTGGAATTTGAAATTTCTTGCTGATTTAAATAAAAAAATCACAAATGATGATATAAAGAATGCTATAAGACGAGTAGGGTTAAATCCAGAGGACAAAAAAGCTGTCGGAAAGTATTCACTTGGAATGAGACAACGACTTGGGATTGCGCAGGCAATAATGGAAAATCCTGATATTTTAGTTTTAGATGAACCTTTTAATGGGTTGGACAAAAAAGGTGTTACTGAAATGCGCAGTTTATTATTACAGATGAAAGATGAAGGTAAAACCATTATTATGGCATCTCATTCTTCTGAGGATATAGATATTTTATGCGATGAGGTATATGAGATGGAGGCTGGAAAGATAGTGAGAGAATGA
- a CDS encoding ABC transporter permease — MIIDLKMCMSRSFHSKKSYLCIIGMIAALYINGLGAIIQQKESASFNDIVAVSISSGFIILYYILSVFGGGLNLCQDLQSGYIKFIIAKTKKKDYIKAELISAFIWGSISALLSIIVFGVLIIFSLIILGYMPRNGIIGDWAYFTENVWTGLIFSLLCGTLSCLAVTVTIFIPNIFVGTAAPILILYMVMTLLNKWCSNIYLLPSCVYFAFTHIFDNMLYHWLYAICYSGCIVFIMYKLCYWKMKRRIQNV, encoded by the coding sequence ATGATAATAGATTTGAAAATGTGCATGTCTAGAAGTTTTCACAGCAAAAAATCATATTTATGCATTATTGGAATGATTGCAGCTTTATATATAAATGGGCTGGGAGCAATCATACAACAGAAAGAGAGCGCATCATTTAATGATATAGTAGCTGTTAGCATCTCATCAGGCTTTATTATTTTGTATTATATTTTAAGTGTATTTGGCGGAGGACTAAACCTGTGCCAGGATTTGCAAAGCGGATATATAAAATTCATAATTGCAAAGACGAAAAAAAAAGACTATATAAAAGCAGAGTTGATTTCGGCATTTATTTGGGGAAGTATTAGTGCTTTGCTATCAATTATAGTTTTTGGAGTGTTAATTATATTTTCACTTATTATACTTGGTTATATGCCACGAAATGGTATTATTGGAGATTGGGCATATTTTACAGAAAATGTTTGGACAGGATTAATCTTTTCATTGTTATGTGGAACTTTATCCTGTCTTGCGGTTACAGTTACAATTTTTATTCCTAATATATTTGTCGGGACGGCAGCTCCGATTTTGATTTTGTATATGGTTATGACTCTGTTGAATAAATGGTGTAGTAATATATATTTATTACCATCCTGTGTGTATTTCGCATTTACACATATATTTGATAATATGTTATATCATTGGCTTTACGCGATATGCTATTCTGGTTGCATTGTTTTTATTATGTATAAATTGTGTTATTGGAAGATGAAAAGGAGAATACAAAATGTTTAG